Genomic window (Deinococcus aerius):
ATCAGCTTGAGTTCGCCCCCCAGCGCCCGGACGTACTCGCGCAGGGTGCTGAGGTACATATCCTCCCGGTGTTCCAGCCTGGAGATGGTGGCCTGCTCGGTGTTCATCGCCTGCGCCACCTCAGCCTGCGTCCGTTCCCGGGCGCGGCGCAACTCGGCCAGTCGCATCTCCAACAGCATGGCCTCGGCGCGTGCGGCGGCGCGT
Coding sequences:
- a CDS encoding helix-turn-helix domain-containing protein; translation: RAAARAEAMLLEMRLAELRRARERTQAEVAQAMNTEQATISRLEHREDMYLSTLREYVRALGGELKLIASFPDTEIQLQPVSAGRH